The Parafrankia irregularis genome contains a region encoding:
- a CDS encoding response regulator, which translates to MDRVAVGRVFIVDDSAPFRAVARALLESGGYEVVGDAATGAEALAAAPVASPDVVLLDVALPDLDGFAVCRELRETVPGATVVFCSVRDAEHYGDAVDQSSAAGFLPKSTLSAEALALVVARARGAERR; encoded by the coding sequence GTGGACCGGGTGGCGGTGGGGCGTGTCTTCATCGTCGACGACAGCGCACCGTTCCGGGCGGTGGCCCGCGCGTTGCTGGAAAGCGGTGGCTACGAGGTCGTCGGCGACGCCGCGACCGGGGCCGAGGCGTTGGCCGCGGCACCCGTGGCGAGCCCCGACGTCGTGCTGCTCGACGTCGCCCTGCCCGACCTGGACGGTTTCGCCGTCTGCCGCGAGCTGCGGGAGACCGTTCCCGGTGCCACGGTTGTGTTCTGCTCGGTACGCGACGCCGAGCACTACGGGGACGCGGTCGACCAGTCGTCCGCCGCTGGCTTCCTCCCCAAGTCGACGCTGTCCGCGGAGGCGCTCGCGCTTGTCGTGGCGCGGGCGCGGGGGGCCGAACGCAGATAG
- a CDS encoding phosphotransferase, with amino-acid sequence MTSARQPAVRHPSAEDYIRAVQRPDLVFDHPELTGARFDVHPLLGIPVPASGSTAVVFRATIGGTAHALRFFTREDASTQQRYTAIDDWFTERGLSPDVAACRWVDDAILVNGRRWPMVQMDWVDGHTLDRHVEELVEADDRAALRTLADSWRDLLRRLQSAQFAHGDLQHGNVLVDTAGRLRLVDFDSSWIAPFTGSPPPTEGGHRNYQPENRLWGPWMDTFPGLVIYLSLLALAQEPDQWERFNDGENLLLGRRDFQPPHQTEAWSWLAELRDPQIDQLAARLRSCCAAGWAATGDLEDLITGSLPWWTRTSSRVVPAAPAKPAPAEPAATATSSTPDPATPPAGPAPTPSRPTARPSRPATKPTGPSAKPSGPAAKPSGPARTSTGQRRRRGTQTGTRPAEATAWWQQSSGSEGAAAAGPGRGSAPAPSTPVRPAPAHPAPAAAAGRGRVRRNLSAVAVAVLTWLAATIAITLAIVQGEDTRPAIANVSALIALLPAVLVGVLWARWRRRRRKQPGNPR; translated from the coding sequence GTGACCAGCGCTCGCCAGCCGGCCGTCCGCCACCCGTCGGCAGAGGACTACATCCGCGCGGTTCAGCGGCCGGACCTCGTGTTCGACCATCCCGAGCTGACCGGGGCCCGTTTCGACGTCCATCCGCTGCTGGGCATTCCCGTTCCGGCGTCGGGCAGCACCGCGGTCGTGTTCCGCGCGACGATCGGCGGCACCGCGCACGCGCTGCGGTTCTTCACCCGCGAGGACGCGTCCACCCAGCAGCGTTACACCGCGATCGACGACTGGTTCACCGAACGCGGCCTCAGCCCGGACGTGGCCGCCTGCCGGTGGGTGGACGACGCGATCCTGGTGAACGGGCGCCGCTGGCCGATGGTCCAGATGGACTGGGTGGACGGCCACACCCTCGACCGGCATGTGGAGGAGCTCGTCGAGGCCGACGACCGCGCGGCGCTGCGGACGCTGGCCGACTCGTGGCGGGATCTGCTGCGCCGGCTCCAGTCCGCCCAGTTCGCGCACGGCGACCTGCAGCACGGCAACGTGCTCGTCGACACCGCCGGGCGGCTGCGCCTCGTCGACTTCGACAGTTCGTGGATCGCCCCGTTCACGGGCTCGCCGCCACCCACGGAAGGCGGGCACCGCAACTACCAGCCCGAGAACCGGCTGTGGGGGCCGTGGATGGACACGTTCCCCGGTCTTGTGATCTACCTGTCGCTGTTGGCGCTCGCCCAGGAACCGGACCAGTGGGAGCGGTTCAACGACGGGGAGAACCTGCTCCTGGGCCGCCGCGACTTCCAGCCGCCGCACCAGACCGAGGCCTGGTCCTGGCTGGCCGAGCTGCGCGACCCGCAGATCGACCAGCTCGCGGCCAGGCTGCGATCCTGCTGCGCGGCAGGCTGGGCGGCAACCGGCGACCTCGAGGATCTGATCACGGGCTCGTTGCCCTGGTGGACGCGCACCAGCAGCCGCGTCGTACCCGCCGCGCCGGCCAAGCCCGCGCCGGCCGAGCCCGCGGCGACCGCGACCAGCTCCACACCCGACCCGGCGACACCGCCGGCCGGGCCGGCGCCCACACCGTCCAGGCCCACCGCCAGACCGTCCAGACCAGCCACCAAACCAACCGGGCCGAGTGCCAAGCCATCCGGACCAGCTGCCAAGCCATCCGGACCAGCGAGGACATCGACGGGGCAGCGTCGCCGCCGGGGCACGCAGACAGGTACCCGGCCGGCGGAGGCAACCGCCTGGTGGCAGCAGTCATCCGGCTCTGAGGGAGCGGCCGCGGCCGGACCGGGCCGGGGCTCGGCACCGGCTCCTTCCACACCGGTGCGGCCGGCGCCCGCACACCCGGCGCCGGCTGCGGCGGCTGGCCGCGGGCGGGTGCGACGCAACCTGAGCGCCGTTGCCGTGGCAGTGCTCACCTGGCTGGCCGCCACCATCGCGATCACCCTCGCGATCGTCCAGGGCGAGGACACCCGGCCGGCGATCGCGAACGTCAGCGCACTGATTGCTCTCCTGCCGGCGGTCCTCGTCGGCGTCCTCTGGGCACGGTGGCGGCGACGCCGCCGTAAGCAGCCCGGGAACCCGCGATAG
- a CDS encoding vWA domain-containing protein, with amino-acid sequence MYEQTFSRANPGCIVFLLDRSDSMKQPWQSSGGTLAEGAARAVNKILLDLCVKSAKEVGGRARHYFDVGVFGYGACPVTGGEGVEPALIGPVGGQPIVPISHVFENPLRIESTPPPSGPGAAATVDPVAGSRLPVWVEPVHGYRTPMCQAIASAGEHVFEWAASHPDSFPPIIINITDGMVTDSPFDGVGLTDWASRLTSIETHDGPALLFNIFLSPALAPEVLFPVSAAGLPEPGPELFAISSTLPASMVANARGARMEITDGARGFVFNAGLATLVWFLEVGTRVADLRDR; translated from the coding sequence ATGTACGAGCAGACCTTCTCCCGTGCCAACCCGGGTTGCATCGTGTTCCTGCTGGACCGGTCCGACTCGATGAAACAGCCGTGGCAGTCCAGTGGGGGAACCCTCGCCGAGGGCGCCGCCCGCGCGGTGAACAAGATCCTCCTCGATCTGTGCGTGAAGTCGGCGAAGGAGGTGGGCGGCCGGGCCCGGCACTATTTCGACGTAGGCGTCTTCGGCTACGGTGCCTGCCCGGTGACGGGCGGTGAGGGCGTCGAGCCCGCACTGATCGGCCCGGTGGGTGGTCAGCCGATCGTCCCGATCTCGCACGTCTTCGAGAACCCGCTGCGGATCGAGTCGACGCCGCCGCCATCCGGGCCCGGCGCCGCGGCGACGGTGGACCCGGTCGCGGGCTCACGGCTGCCGGTCTGGGTCGAGCCCGTCCACGGCTACCGCACCCCGATGTGCCAGGCGATCGCCAGCGCCGGCGAGCACGTCTTCGAGTGGGCGGCGAGCCATCCCGACTCCTTCCCGCCGATCATCATCAACATCACCGACGGGATGGTCACCGACAGCCCGTTCGACGGCGTCGGCCTGACTGACTGGGCCTCCCGGCTCACCTCGATCGAGACCCACGACGGCCCCGCGCTGCTGTTCAACATCTTCCTGTCGCCGGCCCTCGCGCCCGAGGTGCTGTTCCCGGTCTCCGCGGCCGGGCTGCCCGAGCCGGGCCCCGAGCTGTTCGCGATCTCGAGCACGCTGCCGGCGTCGATGGTCGCGAACGCTCGCGGTGCCCGGATGGAGATCACCGACGGTGCCCGCGGGTTCGTGTTCAACGCGGGCCTCGCGACGCTCGTGTGGTTCCTGGAGGTCGGCACCCGGGTCGCCGACCTGCGGGACCGGTGA
- a CDS encoding response regulator transcription factor, translated as MLADDAELFRTALADLLERDGCVIVGQAADADGLLDAVERHRPDLAVVDIRMPPGHHLEGLRAAVRLRRRHPGTGVLLLSQHLEVTHLDELVGQSARGVGYLLKDRVTGPDFLSAIRRVASDGCAFDPEVVPLLAGQRGGARRDELAALSAREREVLALMAQGRSNSAIATELQLTTRTVETHVRNVFLRLSLPDEAEHNRRVLAVLAYLRSAPRARATTSASASADSVDLGRKPAADDWSTASP; from the coding sequence GTGCTCGCCGACGACGCGGAGCTGTTCCGGACGGCTCTCGCCGACCTGCTGGAACGAGACGGATGCGTGATCGTCGGCCAGGCCGCGGACGCGGACGGACTGCTCGACGCGGTCGAACGACACCGCCCCGACCTCGCGGTCGTCGACATCAGGATGCCGCCCGGCCACCATCTGGAGGGTCTGCGCGCGGCCGTCCGGCTACGTCGGCGGCACCCCGGGACGGGAGTGCTGCTGCTGTCCCAGCATCTTGAGGTCACGCATCTCGACGAGCTGGTCGGGCAGTCCGCCCGCGGCGTCGGCTACCTGCTCAAGGACCGGGTCACCGGGCCCGATTTCCTCAGCGCGATCCGCCGGGTGGCCTCCGACGGCTGTGCGTTCGACCCGGAGGTGGTCCCGCTGCTCGCCGGCCAGCGTGGCGGGGCGCGGCGCGACGAGCTGGCCGCGCTCAGCGCGCGGGAGCGGGAGGTCCTCGCGCTGATGGCGCAGGGCCGGTCGAACAGCGCGATCGCCACCGAGCTCCAGCTCACGACGCGGACCGTGGAGACACACGTACGCAACGTGTTCCTGCGGCTCTCACTGCCTGACGAGGCGGAGCACAACCGCCGCGTCCTGGCCGTGCTCGCCTATCTGCGTTCGGCCCCCCGCGCCCGCGCCACGACAAGCGCGAGCGCCTCCGCGGACAGCGTCGACTTGGGGAGGAAGCCAGCGGCGGACGACTGGTCGACCGCGTCCCCGTAG